In the genome of Desulfovibrio desulfuricans, one region contains:
- a CDS encoding DUF116 domain-containing protein has translation MFRKSPFSLPPEQYGGARKRVFIGLMLASCLLLCLGVAFFLILPWVGFFSTQHWLPTLSMGFGFVVIIALLWLCIILIFHIYTGKSLPGVDSVRHVTIRLFFPLMELLAKAVGIDRGRVRRSFIKVNNELVLASGCTAQPQELLLLLPHCVQQALCPQRLVHNPDNCQRCGKCPVGELLALRDKYGVRLAIATGGTIARRIVVQTRPRCIIAVACERDLTSGIQDSYPLPVFGVLNQRPHGPCVDTLVPMKALEDAVRIFLGLSQPLHQGRA, from the coding sequence ATGTTTCGTAAGTCGCCCTTTTCTTTGCCGCCAGAGCAGTATGGTGGTGCGCGAAAGCGCGTTTTTATCGGGCTCATGCTGGCCTCGTGCCTTCTGCTGTGCCTCGGGGTTGCGTTTTTTCTTATTTTGCCGTGGGTTGGTTTTTTTTCTACGCAACACTGGCTGCCTACGCTGAGCATGGGTTTTGGTTTTGTTGTTATCATCGCCTTGTTATGGCTCTGCATTATTCTTATATTTCATATTTATACGGGTAAATCTCTTCCTGGTGTAGACAGTGTGCGGCATGTCACCATCCGTCTGTTTTTTCCACTTATGGAATTGCTTGCAAAGGCAGTTGGTATTGACAGAGGAAGAGTGCGGCGCAGCTTTATCAAGGTGAACAACGAACTGGTGCTTGCCAGTGGCTGTACGGCGCAGCCGCAGGAGCTTTTGCTGCTTTTACCGCATTGCGTTCAGCAGGCCTTGTGCCCCCAGCGGCTTGTTCATAATCCGGACAACTGTCAGCGTTGCGGCAAATGCCCGGTTGGTGAGTTACTTGCTTTGAGGGACAAATATGGCGTGCGGCTTGCCATTGCCACGGGCGGCACCATTGCCCGCCGCATTGTGGTGCAAACGCGCCCGCGCTGCATTATTGCTGTTGCTTGCGAACGTGACCTTACATCCGGCATTCAGGACAGTTATCCTTTGCCAGTTTTTGGCGTTCTCAACCAGAGGCCGCATGGGCCGTGCGTTGATACGCTTGTGCCTATGAAGGCACTGGAAGACGCCGTACGGATTTTTCTTGGCCTTTCTCAACCCTTGCATCAGGGCAGGGCATAA